A window of Apium graveolens cultivar Ventura chromosome 8, ASM990537v1, whole genome shotgun sequence contains these coding sequences:
- the LOC141679179 gene encoding wall-associated receptor kinase-like 10, whose product MRYAFIVEQSWFGKLKDIYSVQTMETVPAVLDWIAGSDCIFSINDSGSTLCGVNAFCTNQSLCSCREGYEGNPYLQEGCQDIDECTFKPGSSLKRNRCQHNCNNTPGNYTCSCKDGWHLVDSYKCKKSEVVDLEAVDHRLKKVAIVAIIEHIEVIYHFLLNSSLYSTCLYSFRYNLTSFILIETVATCAGLGFLLAATWWLYKVIRRRIKHKQEEKFFKRNGGLLLRQQVSSSQGTVETTKLFTTKELEKATDRYNIDRIVGEGGQGTVYKGMLTDGRIVAVKKSKIEDESKLEHFINEVVILSQLNHRNVVKLHGCCLQTEVPLLVYEFIPNGTLMQYIHEENDYFPLTWDVRLRVATEVAGALYYLHSVASLPIYHRDIKSTNILLDDKYRAKVADFGTSKSISIDQTHMTTRVQGTFGYLDPEYFQSSQFTDKSDVYSFGVVLVELLTGQKPILPTRLDDEARSLATLFLSAMEENRLLDIIDSRISNEGKKEEMIAFANIAYRCLNLNGRKRPAMKQVLAELESIRNAHESPCAQQNYEEVEYGKHELHTPWESDFTSSSVSSTVYHSLSVDIQPLMTNQ is encoded by the exons atGAG GTATGCATTCATTGTTGAACAGAGCTGGTTTGGAAAGCTTAAAGATATCTACAGTGTGCAAACTATGGAAACGGTTCCTGCGGTGCTCGATTGGATAGCAGGAAGCGACTGTATATTCTCCATTAATGACAGTGGTAGCACCTTGTGTGGAGTGAATGCTTTTTGTACAAATCAAAGCTTGTGTTCTTGTAGAGAAGGATACGAAGGAAATCCTTACTTGCAAGAAGGATGTCAAG ATATCGATGAGTGTACATTCAAACCAGGAAGTTCTCTCAAAAGAAACAGATGCCAGCATAACTGTAACAATACACCAGGAAACTACACTTGCTCATGCAAAGATGGGTGGCACCTTGTTGACAGTTATAAGTGCAAGAAGTCAGAGGTTGTTGATTTAGAGGCTGTTGATCACAGGCTCAAGAAAGTTGCAATCGTAGCAATAATAG AACACATAGAAGTTATCTACCATTTTCTGCTAAATTCTTCACTATACTCAACATGTCTGTACTCTTTTAGATATAATCTGACCTCTTTCATCTTGATCGAAACTGTAGCCACCTGTGCTGGTCTTGGGTTCTTGTTGGCTGCTACATGGTGGTTGTACAAAGTAATAAGACGAAGAATTAAACATAAACAGGAGGAGAAGTTCTTTAAAAGGAATGGTGGTCTGCTATTGCGTCAACAAGTATCTTCTAGCCAAGGCACCGTGGAGACAACCAAATTGTTTACTACAAAGGAGTTGGAGAAGGCCACTGACCGCTATAATATAGATCGAATCGTGGGAGAAGGAGGACAAGGTACCGTCTATAAAGGAATGTTGACCGATGGAAGAATAGTAGCAGTAAAAAAATCCAAGATAGAAGATGAAAGCAAACTCGAACATTTTATCAATGAGGTTGTAATTTTATCACAATTAAACCACAGAAATGTAGTAAAGCTACATGGATGCTGCTTGCAAACAGAGGTCCCTTTATTGGTTTATGAGTTCATCCCTAACGGAACACTTATGCAGTATATCCATGAGGAAAATGATTACTTTCCGCTTACATGGGATGTCCGCTTACGTGTGGCCACAGAAGTTGCAGGAGCACTCTACTATTTACACTCTGTTGCATCACTTCCAATATATCATCGAGATATTAAGTCAACAAATATACTTCTGGACGATAAGTACAGAGCAAAAGTGGCAGATTTTGGAACTTCAAAATCAATTTCTATTGATCAAACTCACATGACTACAAGAGTACAAGGTACATTCGGATACTTGGATCCCGAATACTTTCAGTCAAGCCAATTTACTgataaaagtgatgtttatagCTTTGGGGTAGTTCTTGTTGAGCTATTGACAGGACAGAAACCAATCTTGCCTACTAGACTTGATGATGAAGCACGGAGTTTAGCTACACTTTTTTTATCGGCAATGGAAGAAAATCGTTTATTAGATATTATTGATTCAAGGATCAGTAACGAGGGAAAAAAGGAAGAGATGATAGCGTTCGCTAACATTGCATATAGATGCTTGAACTTGAACGGGAGGAAAAGGCCAGCAATGAAACAAGTTTTAGCGGAACTAGAGAGTATTAGAAATGCCCATGAATCGCCTTGTGCTCAACAAAACTATGAAGAGGTTGAATATGGAAAACATGAACTACATACCCCCTGGGAGTCGGACTTTACTTCATCTTCTGTAAGTTCCACCGTCTATCACAGTCTCAGTGTTGACATACAGCCCCTCATGACAAACCAGTGA
- the LOC141677841 gene encoding putative wall-associated receptor kinase-like 11, which produces MKLEVVDHRLKKVAIVAIIATCAGLGVLLAATWWLYKVIRRRINHKREEKFFKRNGGLLLRQQVSSSQGTVETTKLFTTKELEKATDRYNVDRIVGQGGQGTVYKGMLTDGRIVAIKKSWIEDERKLEHFINEVVILSQINHRNIVKLHGCCLQTEIPLLVYEFIPNGTLMQYIHEENEYFPLTWDVRLRVAIEVAGALYYLHSVASIPIYHRDIKSTNILLDDKYIAKVADFGTSKSISIDQTHLTTRVQGTLGYLDPEYFQSSQFTDKSDVYSFGVVLVELLTGHKPILAARLDDEARSLATLFLSAMEENHFLDIIDSRISNEGKKEEIIAFANIAYRCLNLNGRKRPAMKQVLAELESIRNAHESPCAQQNYEEVEYGKHELHTPWESDFTSSSVSSTVYHSLSVDIQPLMKNQ; this is translated from the exons ATGAAGTTAGAGGTTGTTGATCACAGGCTCAAGAAAGTTGCAATCGTAGCAATAATAG CCACCTGTGCTGGGCTTGGTGTGTTGTTAGCTGCTACATGGTGGTTGTACAAAGTAATAAGACGAAGAATTAATCATAAACGGGAGGAGAAGTTCTTTAAAAGGAATGGTGGTCTGCTATTGCGTCAACAAGTATCTTCTAGTCAAGGCACTGTGGAGACAACCAAATTGTTCACTACAAAGGAGTTGGAGAAGGCCACTGACCGCTATAATGTAGATCGAATCGTGGGACAAGGAGGACAAGGTACTGTCTATAAAGGGATGTTGACGGATGGAAGAATAGTAGCAATAAAAAAATCCTGGATAGAAGATGAAAGAAAACTCGAACATTTCATTAATGAGGTTGTAATTTTATCACAAATAAACCACAGAAATATAGTAAAGCTACATGGATGCTGCTTGCAGACAGAGATCCCTTTGCTGGTTTATGAGTTTATCCCCAATGGAACACTTATGCAGTATATCCATGAGGAGAATGAATACTTTCCGCTTACATGGGATGTCCGCTTACGTGTGGCGATAGAAGTTGCAGGAGCACTCTACTATTTACACTCTGTTGCATCGATTCCAATCTATCATCGAGATATTAAGTCAACAAATATACTTCTGGATGATAAGTACATAGCAAAAGTGGCAGATTTTGGAACTTCAAAATCAATTTCTATTGATCAAACTCACCTGACTACAAGAGTGCAAGGTACACTCGGATATTTGGATCCCGAATACTTTCAGTCAAGCCAATTTACTgataaaagtgatgtttatagCTTTGGGGTAGTTCTTGTTGAGCTTTTGACAGGACATAAACCAATCTTGGCTGCCAGACTTGATGATGAAGCACGGAGTTTAGCTACACTTTTTTTATCGGCAATGGAAGAAAATCATTTCTTAGATATTATTGATTCACGGATCAGTAACGAGGGAAAAAAGGAAGAGATAATAGCATTTGCTAACATTGCATATAGATGCTTGAACTTGAACGGGAGGAAAAGGCCGGCAATGAAACAAGTTTTAGCGGAACTAGAGAGTATTAGAAATGCACATGAATCGCCTTGTGCTCAACAAAACTATGAAGAGGTTGAATATGGAAAACATGAACTACATACCCCCTGGGAGTCGGACTTTACTTCATCTTCTGTAAGTTCCACCGTCTATCACAGTCTCAGTGTTGACATACAGCCCCTCATGAAAAACCAGTGA